One part of the Arthrobacter tumbae genome encodes these proteins:
- a CDS encoding SDR family oxidoreductase, giving the protein MILIAGATGKLGGLIAQQLSRQGEPVRVLVRADPAGSFGPTVEVAFGDLKDPSSLREACKGVDAVITTANSTARGGADTIESVDLIGNRNLVDAAVSERVRRFIFISSLGAHPTSTMPLLRAKGETEKHLAESGMVWTSIQPNVYIDLLLMGVVGGPALSGAPVTLVGSGERKHSFVTMSDVAAYTLAALHSPAAENQTLRLGGPEPLSWRDVVAVFEQFLRHAVEVRTVPIGEPVPGMPDFIVQLLTALETYDSPMDMAGMAETYGVKGTSLREFLSSTLPVQHVA; this is encoded by the coding sequence ATGATTCTCATAGCCGGAGCCACCGGCAAGCTCGGCGGGCTCATTGCGCAGCAACTCAGTCGACAGGGCGAACCTGTCCGTGTCCTTGTCCGGGCAGATCCTGCGGGCAGCTTCGGGCCGACCGTGGAGGTTGCCTTCGGAGATCTCAAAGATCCCTCCTCACTCCGGGAAGCCTGCAAGGGCGTCGACGCAGTCATCACCACGGCGAACTCGACGGCGCGGGGCGGGGCCGACACCATCGAGTCAGTGGATCTGATCGGAAACCGCAATCTGGTCGATGCAGCCGTTTCCGAGCGGGTCCGGCGGTTCATCTTCATCTCTTCGCTTGGCGCGCACCCCACCAGCACCATGCCGCTGCTTCGTGCGAAGGGAGAGACGGAGAAACACCTCGCCGAATCCGGCATGGTGTGGACGTCGATCCAGCCGAATGTGTATATCGACCTCCTGCTGATGGGCGTCGTCGGGGGTCCGGCCTTGTCGGGCGCCCCGGTCACGCTGGTAGGCTCCGGCGAGCGCAAGCACTCCTTCGTGACGATGTCCGACGTCGCCGCCTACACGCTGGCGGCGCTCCACTCCCCGGCAGCCGAGAACCAAACGCTTCGGTTGGGCGGTCCGGAACCGCTTTCCTGGCGGGACGTCGTCGCAGTGTTCGAGCAGTTCCTGCGGCATGCAGTCGAGGTCCGCACCGTTCCGATCGGTGAACCGGTGCCCGGGATGCCGGATTTCATTGTGCAGCTCCTCACCGCACTGGAGACCTACGACTCACCCATGGACATGGCCGGCATGGCGGAGACCTACGGTGTGAAAGGTACATCGCTCAGGGAATTCCTCAGCAGCACCCTCCCGGTCCAACACGTGGCCTGA
- a CDS encoding nuclear transport factor 2 family protein has protein sequence MNGNQEHPRAVDPQRNPLRVIDQLASAINDHDLDALTVCFADDYVNITPAHPAPSFTGVDQVRQNWHTIFESLPDIQTSVISSAVDGQVVWTEWEHRGTGRDGNAHLLRGVVIFTVGTETITGARFFLEPVDDDAQDVTAALTYLLDR, from the coding sequence ATGAACGGCAACCAGGAACACCCTCGTGCAGTTGACCCGCAGCGCAACCCGCTACGGGTGATCGACCAGCTCGCCAGCGCGATCAACGACCACGATCTCGATGCCCTCACGGTCTGCTTCGCGGACGACTACGTCAACATCACGCCGGCCCACCCCGCACCCAGCTTCACCGGGGTTGATCAGGTGCGGCAGAACTGGCACACCATCTTCGAATCCCTCCCTGATATCCAGACGAGCGTTATCAGCTCGGCCGTCGACGGTCAGGTGGTCTGGACCGAATGGGAGCATCGCGGCACCGGCCGCGACGGCAATGCCCACCTGCTGCGCGGCGTCGTTATTTTCACTGTCGGGACCGAGACGATCACGGGCGCCCGGTTCTTTCTGGAGCCAGTCGACGACGACGCTCAGGACGTCACTGCTGCTCTCACTTACCTATTGGATCGCTAG
- a CDS encoding TetR/AcrR family transcriptional regulator: protein MPPVNGRRRYDSSRRKAVAEQTRSLVLDVAEQRFLRDGFAGTTVASIAEQAGVSPESIYKSFENKAGIVRAIYERGLTGTGEVAAYQRSDDVRERIDDPRELMRQWGTLTAEVASTVTPILLLIRSAAATDSSMAGLLEASNAHRLERMRHNAEFLADRGFLKKGVSLSEVTDMMWTVSSPELYELLVLERRWTPAQFATFVADTMGAALLP from the coding sequence ATGCCTCCGGTCAATGGCCGTCGCCGGTATGATTCAAGCCGCCGCAAGGCAGTCGCAGAACAGACGCGCTCGCTGGTGCTTGATGTCGCAGAACAGCGGTTTCTGCGGGACGGTTTCGCCGGGACCACCGTGGCCAGCATTGCGGAACAGGCAGGAGTCTCACCCGAGAGCATCTACAAATCTTTCGAGAATAAGGCGGGCATCGTCCGGGCCATCTACGAGCGGGGTTTGACCGGCACGGGTGAGGTCGCCGCCTATCAACGCTCGGATGACGTCCGAGAGCGTATCGACGATCCCCGCGAGCTGATGCGCCAGTGGGGAACCCTTACAGCTGAAGTGGCCTCAACGGTCACTCCGATCCTCCTGCTGATCCGCTCCGCAGCCGCGACGGACTCGTCGATGGCCGGACTATTGGAGGCGAGTAACGCCCATCGGCTGGAGCGGATGAGGCATAACGCCGAATTCCTCGCCGACCGTGGCTTTCTCAAGAAAGGGGTCAGCCTGTCCGAGGTGACGGACATGATGTGGACGGTCAGCTCCCCGGAGCTGTATGAACTGCTTGTGCTCGAGCGACGATGGACGCCAGCGCAGTTCGCGACCTTCGTCGCGGACACCATGGGTGCGGCGCTGCTGCCGTAG
- a CDS encoding acetamidase/formamidase family protein, producing MTTHQLEPGPDTTVQVFSRDLPAALTVEPGDTVRVRSLDAWGHLQRQAFPGEEQPQLFADRKGHCLTGPIAVAGARPGDMLAVTFASLTPDSWGFTNAGRKDDAFTRLLAVEGGTPQWLLWEVDAGRGIAVNDLGQKVRLGPFLGVVGVPPAAHGEVTTTPPRADGGGNIDCRELTAGSTLYLPVTVPDALLCVGDGHAAQGDGEVGGTAIECGMTSELVLDLIPDPPLTSIHAVTPTSRITFGFNADLNLATAEALKAMLTWMQSLFGMDRTRALALASTVVDLRVTQIANDTWGVHAVLKHDAVG from the coding sequence GTGACAACTCATCAGCTGGAGCCCGGCCCTGACACGACGGTCCAGGTGTTCTCCCGGGACCTTCCGGCGGCGCTCACCGTGGAACCCGGCGATACGGTGCGCGTCCGATCCCTCGACGCGTGGGGTCACCTGCAGCGCCAGGCCTTCCCAGGCGAGGAGCAGCCTCAGCTGTTCGCCGATCGGAAGGGTCATTGCCTCACCGGACCGATCGCTGTCGCCGGAGCGCGGCCGGGTGACATGCTGGCAGTCACCTTTGCGTCGCTGACCCCGGATTCCTGGGGGTTCACCAACGCCGGACGCAAGGACGATGCTTTCACCCGGTTGCTCGCTGTTGAAGGCGGTACTCCGCAGTGGCTGCTGTGGGAGGTGGATGCCGGGCGGGGTATTGCGGTCAATGATCTCGGACAGAAGGTTCGGCTGGGTCCGTTCCTCGGCGTCGTCGGCGTTCCGCCCGCAGCCCATGGTGAGGTAACTACGACCCCGCCTCGGGCGGACGGCGGCGGGAACATCGATTGCCGGGAGCTGACTGCCGGGTCCACCCTTTACCTGCCAGTCACCGTTCCCGATGCGCTGTTGTGTGTGGGGGATGGGCATGCGGCACAGGGCGACGGCGAGGTGGGTGGAACCGCGATTGAGTGCGGTATGACCTCGGAACTAGTGCTTGACCTGATTCCCGATCCGCCGCTGACCTCAATCCATGCCGTGACGCCGACGTCGAGAATCACCTTCGGTTTCAATGCAGATCTGAACCTGGCCACGGCGGAGGCACTGAAAGCCATGCTGACGTGGATGCAGAGCCTGTTCGGCATGGACCGCACCCGGGCTCTGGCGTTGGCAAGCACGGTGGTAGACCTGCGGGTCACCCAGATAGCGAACGACACCTGGGGCGTCCACGCAGTACTGAAGCACGACGCCGTGGGGTAA
- a CDS encoding sodium:solute symporter family protein, producing MQPVHILILVGYILLMVLVGAWFSRRKTVADGEDFMLAGRSLPAPVLAGTLLATFVGSGSIIGGASFVYTYGPVAGIFFFAGTVVGIVCLYFMATKVRRLSHHTIPEMLEARFGKVVRVIATVIILVAFVGITAYQFTGAGSILSIITPLSAAQGTIVAAVLITFLALGGGLKSVAWTDFISVIVIVFALVGTLAVVFIADVGGIGGYVDRLDPALTSLTGTLTPVQLLGYFLPLFLLILGDQNMHQRLAAGRNEGAARKATIGFFVGAVLLLGTIILLASSSSFLLPDIEPGQAILGLAGTDLVPLGIGGLLLAGALALIVTTGSSYLLTCSGNIVYDLVFQRRGSSRDPQKALKLGRWAVLAVAVFAYVMGQFFPSVLALQMYAYTMYGVAITPVVLAALFWKRATSWGAIAGMVVGGIATVVWQSSGRAAEINAVVIALPLAVTALVIVSLATRRPAEDNGDAAGTPSSPRPQETEAR from the coding sequence ATGCAACCCGTGCACATACTCATCCTCGTGGGCTACATCCTGCTCATGGTCCTCGTGGGCGCATGGTTCAGCCGCAGGAAGACTGTCGCCGACGGCGAAGATTTCATGCTGGCCGGACGCTCCCTGCCCGCGCCCGTCCTCGCCGGTACGTTGCTGGCGACTTTTGTCGGCTCCGGCTCGATCATCGGCGGGGCAAGCTTCGTCTACACCTACGGCCCCGTCGCCGGTATCTTTTTCTTCGCGGGTACCGTCGTGGGCATCGTATGCCTGTACTTTATGGCCACGAAAGTCAGGCGACTTTCACACCACACCATCCCCGAGATGCTTGAAGCGCGCTTCGGCAAGGTGGTCCGGGTTATCGCGACCGTCATCATCCTTGTTGCTTTCGTGGGTATCACTGCCTACCAATTCACCGGTGCCGGCTCGATCCTCAGCATCATCACGCCTCTCAGCGCAGCGCAGGGAACGATCGTCGCGGCGGTCCTCATTACCTTCCTCGCCCTTGGCGGCGGCCTCAAGTCGGTGGCGTGGACGGACTTTATCTCCGTCATCGTGATCGTGTTTGCCCTGGTGGGCACCCTTGCTGTCGTCTTCATCGCCGACGTCGGCGGCATCGGCGGCTACGTGGACCGCCTCGATCCCGCGTTGACGTCCCTGACCGGAACCCTGACTCCTGTGCAGCTGCTGGGCTACTTCCTGCCACTGTTCCTTCTCATCCTCGGCGACCAGAACATGCACCAGCGCCTGGCCGCCGGACGGAACGAGGGCGCCGCCCGCAAGGCGACGATCGGCTTCTTCGTCGGCGCCGTGCTGCTGCTGGGCACAATTATCCTGCTCGCGTCGTCGTCATCCTTTCTCCTACCTGACATCGAGCCCGGGCAGGCAATCCTCGGGCTCGCCGGCACCGACCTGGTGCCGCTCGGTATCGGCGGACTCCTGCTCGCCGGTGCGCTCGCGCTGATTGTCACCACCGGCTCGTCGTACCTGCTCACCTGCTCCGGTAACATCGTCTACGACCTCGTCTTCCAGCGCCGCGGAAGCTCGCGCGATCCGCAGAAGGCCCTGAAGCTCGGCCGCTGGGCCGTGCTCGCCGTCGCTGTCTTTGCCTACGTTATGGGTCAGTTCTTCCCGAGCGTGCTCGCACTTCAGATGTACGCGTACACCATGTACGGTGTCGCCATCACGCCCGTGGTGCTTGCCGCCCTGTTCTGGAAGCGTGCCACCTCGTGGGGAGCGATTGCTGGAATGGTGGTCGGCGGCATTGCGACGGTCGTGTGGCAGTCCTCCGGCCGCGCCGCCGAGATCAACGCCGTCGTCATCGCCCTTCCCCTGGCGGTCACGGCCCTGGTGATCGTCAGCCTGGCCACTCGGAGGCCTGCCGAGGACAACGGCGATGCAGCAGGTACGCCGTCATCGCCCCGTCCCCAGGAGACGGAGGCACGCTAA
- a CDS encoding MurR/RpiR family transcriptional regulator yields the protein MTQIAEWLDGLTLGRKVSPGIDAVLTILRTDAGRASFMSTQDLAARANVNVATVVRAAQFLGFSGWSALKSELRHRYLASLTAEKLLSERSNSSAGLAGSSFTNDVRNVTRLADSINPEQLTRAAAVLAAADRIIVLATGSYAGAGFQLAHIGQWMGRDIELHTASGTALVNRLRMLKPGDALVSCNLWRSSKFVLEVVRIAEARGIRIVAIADRQTAVTDLAEEALLVPSEGVTFMPSTVAAVATVQALLAELSAVDPDRTMRALRDTEGLWGELDLVDPA from the coding sequence ATGACACAGATTGCGGAGTGGTTGGACGGGCTGACGCTCGGACGGAAGGTAAGCCCAGGCATCGACGCCGTCCTCACAATCCTTCGCACGGATGCCGGCCGGGCGTCCTTCATGTCGACGCAGGATCTTGCCGCCCGAGCGAACGTGAACGTTGCCACCGTGGTCCGTGCAGCCCAATTTCTCGGTTTCTCCGGCTGGTCTGCCCTGAAGTCAGAACTCCGGCACCGCTACCTCGCCTCCCTGACCGCCGAAAAGCTGCTCAGCGAGCGCAGCAACTCCTCCGCCGGACTCGCGGGGTCGTCGTTCACCAACGACGTACGGAACGTGACGCGGCTGGCCGACAGCATCAATCCGGAGCAGCTCACCCGTGCCGCCGCCGTCCTTGCTGCAGCTGACCGCATCATTGTTCTGGCGACAGGCAGCTATGCCGGCGCGGGCTTCCAGCTGGCGCACATCGGCCAGTGGATGGGCAGAGACATCGAGCTGCACACCGCCTCAGGTACTGCCCTGGTGAACCGGCTCCGCATGCTCAAGCCCGGCGACGCCCTGGTGAGCTGCAACCTGTGGCGATCGAGCAAATTCGTCCTCGAAGTTGTCCGCATTGCCGAGGCCCGAGGCATCCGAATCGTCGCGATTGCGGATCGCCAGACTGCGGTCACCGACCTCGCCGAAGAGGCCCTGCTGGTACCCAGTGAGGGCGTGACATTCATGCCCTCCACGGTGGCCGCCGTGGCCACAGTGCAGGCACTATTGGCCGAGCTCTCCGCCGTCGACCCGGACCGCACAATGCGAGCCCTGCGCGACACAGAAGGGCTCTGGGGGGAACTCGACCTCGTCGATCCGGCCTGA
- a CDS encoding metal-dependent hydrolase family protein: protein MLAAQPLHIRNATIVDIAEGTATRDQTILVEEGVITWVGPSAEAPADSDSRETIDAGGKYLMPGLIDGHVHVTAATADLGAMAEWSPTYVAAHTARNMKAMLHRGFTTVRDVAGADYGVAMAVEEGLFEGPRVIFGGKALSQSGGHGDMRSMGGSLVDPHQCCPSIGIVCDGVDAVRKAARDQLRTGAHHIKVMLSGGVASPTDRVDSTQFSESEILAIVEEAEGSNRYVCGHAYTARAVNRGLRLGVRCIEHGNLIDDESVRLFVEKGAYLVPTLITYERLKADGEEAGLPAASREKVDSVLYAGLEALDRANKGGVKIVFGSDLLGAMQVHQSQEFRIRAQVQTAQEVLRSATLTAAELIGLEGKLGVVAPGAFADLLIVNQNPLDDVTVLADPETAIDAVIQGGRIIRERASVESALAV, encoded by the coding sequence ATGCTTGCCGCACAACCTTTGCACATCCGGAATGCCACCATCGTCGATATTGCGGAAGGCACTGCGACGCGGGACCAGACCATCCTCGTCGAAGAAGGTGTGATCACCTGGGTCGGCCCTAGCGCTGAGGCCCCTGCCGACTCTGACAGCAGGGAAACTATCGACGCGGGCGGGAAGTACCTCATGCCCGGGCTCATCGACGGCCATGTGCACGTGACGGCAGCGACGGCGGACCTCGGAGCGATGGCGGAATGGTCGCCCACCTACGTCGCGGCCCACACCGCCCGCAACATGAAGGCCATGCTGCACCGCGGGTTCACCACCGTGCGGGATGTAGCCGGCGCTGACTACGGCGTTGCCATGGCCGTGGAGGAGGGGCTTTTCGAGGGCCCGCGTGTAATCTTCGGCGGAAAGGCGCTGTCACAGTCGGGTGGCCACGGGGACATGCGCTCGATGGGCGGGAGCCTCGTCGATCCGCACCAGTGCTGCCCATCCATCGGCATCGTCTGCGACGGCGTGGATGCGGTCCGCAAGGCGGCCAGGGACCAGCTGCGCACCGGCGCCCACCACATCAAAGTAATGCTCTCCGGCGGAGTTGCCTCACCGACGGACCGGGTGGACTCCACTCAGTTCTCCGAAAGTGAGATCCTCGCAATCGTCGAGGAGGCCGAGGGATCCAACCGGTACGTCTGCGGTCACGCCTACACGGCTCGTGCGGTGAACCGTGGGCTCCGGCTGGGCGTCCGCTGCATCGAGCATGGCAATTTGATTGACGACGAGAGCGTGCGCCTCTTCGTCGAAAAGGGCGCCTACCTCGTGCCCACCCTCATCACATACGAGCGCCTCAAGGCTGACGGCGAGGAAGCGGGTCTGCCGGCTGCGAGCCGCGAGAAAGTCGACAGCGTTCTCTACGCAGGTCTGGAGGCACTGGACCGGGCCAACAAGGGCGGCGTGAAGATCGTCTTCGGGTCCGACTTGCTCGGCGCGATGCAGGTGCACCAGAGCCAGGAGTTCCGTATCCGGGCACAGGTGCAGACGGCACAGGAGGTGCTGCGCTCAGCGACGCTCACCGCGGCCGAACTGATTGGACTAGAGGGCAAGCTGGGCGTCGTCGCTCCTGGTGCCTTTGCGGACCTGCTGATTGTGAACCAGAATCCGCTCGACGACGTTACTGTGCTGGCCGATCCTGAAACAGCGATCGACGCCGTGATTCAGGGCGGGCGCATAATCCGCGAGCGGGCGTCTGTCGAGAGTGCGCTGGCCGTCTGA
- a CDS encoding transketolase family protein, which translates to MTREDSSIVGFPSPLDARAVAAAQAIPAVLVQQKGHGHAGTAMALAPLSHVLFSRVLRHSPQHPHWPARDRFVLSAGHASLLLYLQLYFTGYGLTLEDLAASRSLKSRTPGHPEVHHTVGVEMSTGPLGQGVASAVGMAIAARHEAALFTAGSDHLDHTVWAVAGDGCLQEGVSSEASSLAGSVGLDNLVLIWDDNGITIDADTSGTFSEDVRARYRAYGWRVLEIDDATDLTAIESVLRTASERTGQPTLVAVKTVIGTPSTKFGGTPAAHSGGFGAEEVAAVLESLGYSPTAELDDLVDDEVLAHTRAASERGAELHADWEREHSEWEADQPEAAARWNAFRAGTTDASPLDGIAAGSPGDPMATRKTNGTVIKALQESLRLWGGSADLSGSTNVAVDGKPFSAGNPGGEFIRFGIREHAMAAILSGIALHGPWRPFGSTYLVFSDYMRPSIRLAALMGLGVIYVFTHDSVAVGEDGPTHQPVEQIASLRTVPGLDVVRPADAVEVTAVWHRILASPQRPVALVLSRQDVPVLESDGDTADGARAGGFIRWQSGNGNDLALIATGSEVSLAIEAARQLEAEGVAARVVSMPCVEWFSEADRDYRESVLPASLTARVVIEAGRGDAWYRWAGSAGEVVSIEEFGESGSGAEVMALRGIHLDAVVDAARRVLR; encoded by the coding sequence GTGACTAGAGAAGATTCTTCCATCGTCGGCTTTCCTTCCCCGCTGGACGCCCGTGCGGTCGCCGCTGCCCAGGCGATTCCAGCCGTCCTCGTCCAGCAAAAAGGCCACGGACACGCCGGTACGGCGATGGCATTGGCGCCGTTGTCGCACGTGCTTTTCTCGCGGGTACTCAGGCATTCACCACAGCATCCGCACTGGCCGGCTCGGGATCGGTTCGTACTGTCCGCTGGTCACGCGAGCCTCCTGCTCTACCTTCAGCTGTATTTCACCGGGTACGGGCTCACCCTCGAGGACCTAGCGGCAAGCCGCTCACTCAAGTCACGAACTCCCGGCCACCCGGAGGTCCACCACACCGTTGGCGTGGAAATGAGCACCGGGCCGCTGGGGCAGGGAGTTGCTTCCGCCGTCGGGATGGCCATTGCGGCTCGGCACGAGGCGGCACTTTTCACCGCGGGCTCGGATCACCTGGACCACACCGTCTGGGCAGTGGCCGGCGATGGGTGCCTGCAGGAAGGTGTGTCGTCAGAGGCCTCGAGCCTGGCCGGCAGTGTGGGCCTCGACAACCTGGTGCTCATTTGGGATGACAATGGCATCACCATCGACGCGGACACGTCCGGCACCTTCTCGGAGGATGTCCGCGCCCGCTACCGCGCCTATGGGTGGCGCGTCCTCGAGATTGACGATGCCACCGATCTGACCGCCATCGAATCAGTCCTCCGCACCGCCTCGGAACGGACCGGTCAGCCGACACTCGTGGCCGTGAAAACGGTCATCGGTACCCCCTCAACCAAGTTCGGAGGGACGCCCGCCGCGCACTCAGGCGGGTTCGGAGCGGAGGAGGTTGCCGCCGTCCTGGAGTCGCTCGGCTACTCCCCCACCGCTGAGCTGGACGACCTGGTGGACGACGAAGTCCTCGCCCACACCCGTGCTGCCTCTGAGCGGGGAGCCGAACTGCACGCTGACTGGGAACGCGAGCACAGCGAGTGGGAAGCTGACCAGCCCGAAGCCGCTGCCCGCTGGAACGCCTTCCGTGCCGGCACCACCGACGCTTCGCCGCTGGATGGAATCGCCGCGGGTTCTCCGGGAGACCCGATGGCTACCCGCAAGACCAACGGCACGGTGATCAAGGCGCTGCAGGAATCGCTTCGGCTTTGGGGCGGCTCGGCCGACCTGAGCGGCTCGACCAATGTCGCCGTCGACGGCAAACCGTTCTCGGCGGGCAACCCGGGCGGCGAGTTCATCCGCTTCGGCATCCGTGAACATGCCATGGCCGCAATTCTGAGCGGCATCGCCCTGCACGGGCCGTGGCGTCCCTTCGGATCCACCTACCTGGTCTTCAGCGACTACATGCGCCCAAGCATCCGACTGGCCGCCCTCATGGGACTCGGCGTGATCTACGTCTTCACCCACGATTCAGTGGCAGTCGGCGAAGACGGCCCGACCCATCAGCCGGTGGAGCAGATTGCTTCCCTGCGCACGGTGCCCGGCCTCGACGTCGTCCGGCCCGCCGACGCCGTGGAGGTCACCGCCGTCTGGCATCGCATCCTCGCCTCCCCGCAGCGGCCGGTCGCGCTGGTGCTGAGCAGGCAGGATGTGCCGGTCCTGGAGTCCGACGGCGACACAGCGGACGGTGCCAGAGCCGGCGGTTTTATCCGGTGGCAGAGCGGCAACGGAAATGACCTTGCGTTGATCGCCACCGGCAGCGAAGTGTCGCTCGCGATCGAGGCTGCCCGCCAACTTGAAGCAGAAGGAGTCGCCGCGCGGGTCGTGTCCATGCCCTGTGTTGAATGGTTCAGTGAAGCGGACCGCGACTACCGGGAATCGGTGCTTCCGGCGTCGTTGACTGCACGTGTGGTGATCGAGGCTGGAAGGGGTGACGCCTGGTATCGGTGGGCCGGCTCTGCCGGCGAGGTGGTGTCAATCGAGGAGTTCGGCGAGTCAGGATCCGGTGCGGAAGTCATGGCTCTCCGCGGCATCCATCTGGACGCGGTAGTGGACGCGGCCCGGCGGGTGCTGCGCTAG
- a CDS encoding ROK family protein, whose protein sequence is MALSLIRSGRATTRNELIEVLGWSRITLARRLDELLAASIIVSVGQLDSRGGRPPETFAVNAGAGLLLAVDIGGSHTRLAITDLTSTLLAEDEADIGLNEGPTEIFEWAGQVFDYMLRSMGKERRDVVGIGVGVPGPVDVATGRLASPQVYPEWDGVLVREYFKTRYDHAVFAVDRDVNVMALAEARRAPNEEPNLVVVKAGIGLGLGFVLDGRVYRGARGGAGDVSCPTLGGDRLQRLEEVASGAVLRARLLERGYKVRTSADIVELARQGDQTTLSLIEETAAIIGQTLADVVGLLNPEAVIVGGNLAQSGDPFLLPIRQAIFDGARDFATRGLVVEPSRLGHAAGVTGASLLAQDALFEPGRISRMTRTGTAT, encoded by the coding sequence GTGGCATTGAGTTTGATTCGATCGGGGCGCGCAACGACGCGCAATGAACTCATCGAGGTGCTCGGCTGGTCGCGGATCACCCTTGCCCGGCGGCTCGACGAGCTGCTCGCCGCATCCATCATCGTCAGCGTTGGCCAGCTGGACTCCCGGGGCGGAAGGCCGCCGGAAACCTTCGCCGTCAATGCCGGCGCCGGGCTGCTCCTCGCCGTCGATATCGGCGGCTCACATACCCGCCTGGCCATCACCGATCTCACATCGACGCTGCTGGCCGAAGATGAGGCCGATATCGGTCTCAATGAAGGCCCTACCGAGATTTTCGAATGGGCAGGGCAGGTCTTCGATTACATGCTCCGCAGCATGGGCAAGGAACGCAGGGACGTCGTTGGGATCGGTGTCGGCGTGCCGGGCCCTGTCGATGTGGCAACCGGACGCCTGGCCAGCCCGCAGGTCTATCCGGAATGGGACGGCGTGCTGGTCCGCGAGTATTTCAAGACCCGCTATGACCACGCGGTTTTCGCCGTCGACCGGGACGTGAACGTCATGGCGCTCGCCGAGGCGCGGCGGGCACCGAACGAGGAGCCGAACCTGGTGGTGGTGAAGGCCGGGATCGGGCTGGGGTTGGGTTTCGTCCTGGATGGCCGGGTCTACCGCGGAGCGCGCGGGGGTGCCGGTGACGTGAGCTGCCCGACGCTCGGCGGGGACCGCCTGCAGCGGTTGGAGGAGGTCGCGAGCGGCGCCGTGCTGAGAGCCAGGTTGCTGGAGCGCGGCTACAAGGTTCGCACCAGTGCGGACATCGTCGAGCTGGCCCGCCAGGGTGACCAGACAACGCTCTCCCTAATTGAAGAAACGGCGGCGATCATCGGGCAGACGCTCGCCGACGTCGTCGGTTTGTTGAATCCGGAAGCGGTGATTGTCGGGGGCAATCTGGCCCAGTCCGGAGATCCATTTTTGCTACCGATCCGGCAGGCGATTTTCGACGGCGCGAGGGACTTTGCCACGCGTGGCCTGGTGGTTGAACCAAGCCGGCTGGGTCACGCGGCAGGGGTAACCGGCGCGTCGCTGCTGGCCCAGGACGCGCTGTTCGAACCCGGCCGGATCAGTCGGATGACCCGAACCGGGACAGCCACATAG
- a CDS encoding PTS sugar transporter subunit IIA, whose amino-acid sequence MTLNLAEELSSITTKATASDWRAAIRLAGDGLVAGGVTTEAYTEEMITAVEEHGPYIVIAPGIALAHSRPAESVLKGGLSWVSLETPVEFGHASNDPVSLVIGLAALDHTAHIEVLKAVAGVLSNKEVRARLEAAETPDQVRELLSSLATK is encoded by the coding sequence GTGACCCTGAATCTTGCCGAAGAGCTGTCGTCGATCACCACGAAAGCGACGGCCTCCGACTGGAGGGCAGCAATCCGTCTCGCTGGTGACGGGCTGGTGGCCGGTGGCGTCACCACCGAGGCCTACACCGAGGAAATGATCACGGCTGTGGAGGAACACGGACCGTACATCGTGATTGCCCCCGGAATCGCGCTGGCACACTCCCGGCCGGCGGAGTCGGTCCTCAAGGGTGGCTTGAGCTGGGTCAGCCTGGAAACCCCCGTCGAATTCGGCCATGCATCGAATGATCCGGTGTCCCTGGTCATCGGGCTGGCTGCACTGGACCACACCGCGCATATCGAAGTGCTCAAAGCAGTTGCCGGCGTGCTCTCCAACAAGGAGGTCCGTGCACGGCTTGAAGCAGCGGAAACCCCGGATCAGGTCCGTGAGCTCCTCAGCAGCCTGGCCACCAAGTAA
- a CDS encoding PTS sugar transporter subunit IIB: MKIVAVCGMGIGTSVLLKMNAEKVLASLGIDAEVEAADIGVARGAAQTADIVLTSDELAPEIGDVPAEVIIIDNFFDLDEITAKLTPAVQ, translated from the coding sequence ATGAAAATCGTCGCCGTATGTGGAATGGGCATTGGAACCTCAGTGCTCCTCAAGATGAATGCAGAGAAGGTTCTCGCCTCGCTGGGCATCGACGCGGAGGTCGAAGCCGCGGATATCGGTGTGGCGCGAGGTGCAGCCCAGACCGCGGACATCGTCCTCACCTCCGACGAACTCGCACCCGAGATCGGTGACGTTCCGGCGGAAGTCATCATCATTGACAACTTCTTCGATCTCGATGAGATCACCGCGAAACTCACGCCGGCCGTCCAGTAG